The Dreissena polymorpha isolate Duluth1 chromosome 10, UMN_Dpol_1.0, whole genome shotgun sequence genome includes a region encoding these proteins:
- the LOC127847976 gene encoding uncharacterized protein LOC127847976 — MASVDGNQKEAYFVRLMMLLKEAEKVLRAKFDSIIKPVHLTSTLMKAHGTIRKLKDDGFISMNQYKLLNPNPKSENFDITLLACLLRNICNLNPKDKVWNEKENSSIKGNSDQANVQRILNLRNLMSHKPLALLEQHEFDEHWHILELAMIDLGSKCGLVNIKTTVSNIKTKRWDLETCEMKSLRENTKWFLEKYQKEDQFYVKTNFWNQANTMLTEKHIIILTGNPGEGKTTMAAYLALERSKPEKCLKLAHANDWRKVDWSLGLFNTVIIDDIFGARALDSNNLSEWRPFLQEIERAAKQEKLNVILTSRRYIIEEAFDELNTYTNMFKDEVKNCVHLTSNDLTDSEKKDILVQQARLNGKEDFIKDHSINIDECVLKSKGTHNTGIDREQNFVFGFPECANLFVTGENIMKLGARFFESPESHFKTYVEQLYNSRDEDMFHKFLSLVLVWAEQSGRIKEDDILNASVVSEHIKHVASIFGIEINHRFIENIKVSLQSHQNDFLIHIGHSGEYVFSHNVVGDMVGVVLGQQRHKPVETIKLCSRDFLMDRVVLHEDDSNNNAFRVVVGKANYEHLCKRVADMILRNNCNHVNKKDNTDDFKELQRGGQRSNKIEVVYELDFGILKHKMFTNEVFVNDFIQFIKNEKIQERILQTPVMKMKGYFLHYGIQMNEMTMCVPGYLLYSGMSIFAKRLIEESVIQKDSNATLLLAAHSGDTQMLELLISKGAKVTGDTVYVAMHNSKTTCLQAVMRGNTAVNDNGNIVNGNYPIIVASRKGLNEAVTCMLKNGANPSLQNEKNMTALHIAVLYNRASIVKELLEHGAQINRKNKKYQRTPLHIAADKGHANIVQYLLEKGADINSKDCRGHYPIFLAAICGHVSTVKVFLKHNKQQDQMRVKSYGTKSLLKGMSLYHVAVWKNNKKMIQMLIEENADVNVKDFFGQTPLFYAIMSNKKRLVNMLLTRADQTIAQKQGFTPLHAAIFKGNTELASKLCEKGDVNRQDKYGRTPLHVACEKGNIRMVNLLLNKCNADAHLVTKRKDTVFHILRRKRPNQDNKDHCKRRLIERMIQNKDPTVFDELKIIKNKSGVCIDKMQKLTAADEKQIKKLEKALLGNFENADITVNEDSATHESNSDSDDDDNDDYQDNDEDNSDTDFDDDNDDDGDDGYDNYEDDDNDDYDDDDVNEDDDDDDDDDDDYNDEDGDDDDDMYS; from the exons atGGCGTCTGTTGACGGAAATCAGAAGGAGGCGTACTTTGTACGTCTAATGATGCTTCTTAAAGAGGCAGAGAAGGTCCTTAGAGCCAAGTTTGACTCCATTATCAAACCTGTACATTTAACTAGCACACTCATGAAAGCACACGGAACAATTAGAAAGCTGAAGGACGATGGCTTTATTTCAATGAACCAATACAAATTGTTAAATCCTAATCCGAAATCTGAAAACTTTGATATAACTTTGTTAGCTTGTCTTCTTCGAAACATTTGTAACTTAAACCCTAAAGACAAGGTTTGGAACGAGAAAGAGAATTCTAGCATAAAGGGCAACTCAGACCAGGCGAATGTCCAGCGCATATTAAACCTGAGAAACCTG ATGTCGCACAAACCATTGGCGCTCTTAGAGCAACACGAATTTGATGAACATTGGCATATACTAGAACTG GCAATGATTGATCTCGGTTCCAAGTGCGGATTGGTCAACATCAAGACTACAGTCagtaacataaaaacaaaaagatGGGACCTTGAGACATGTGAGATGAAAAGTCTTCGAg AAAACACAAAGTGGTTCTTAGAAAAATATCAGAAGGAAGATCAGTTTTACGTCAAGACTAATTTCTGGAATCAAGCAAACACAATGCTTACCGAAAAACATATCATAATATTGACTGGAAATCCTGGTGAAGGAAAAACAACCATGGCAGCGTACCTAGCGCTAGAAAGATCTAAACCCGAAAAGTGTTTGAAGCTGGCTCATGCTAACGATTGGAGAAAGGTTGACTGGTCGCTGGGTTTATTTAATACGGTTATTATCGATGATATATTCGGTGCACGGGCGTTGGATTCAAACAATTTATCAGAGTGGAGACCTTTTCTTCAAGAAATAGAACGAGCCGCAAAACAAGAAAAACTGAATGTTATTTTAACTTCGAGACGTTATATTATTGAAGAGGCATTTGATGAATTGAATACCTACACTAACATGTTTAAAGATGAAGTTAAAAATTGTGTGCATCTAACGTCAAATGATCTAACAGACTCTGAGAAAAAGGACATTCTCGTTCAACAGGCAAGACTTAATGGCAAAGAGGATTTCATTAAAGACCATAGCATTAATATTGACGAATGCGTTCTGAAATCTAAGGGCACTCATAATACTGGTATTGATAGAGAGCAAAATTTCGTTTTTGGATTCCCAGAGTGTGCCAATTTGTTTGTGACTGGGGAGAACATAATGAAATTGGGAGCCAGGTTTTTTGAAAGCCCCGAGTCTCATTTCAAGACCTATGTCGAGCAGTTGTATAACTCAAGAGACGAAGACATGTTTCACAAATTTCTTAGTCTTGTCCTTGTGTGGGCCGAACAAAGCGGCCGCATTAAAGAGGACGATATTCTTAACGCATCGGTCGTTTCGGAGCACATAAAACACGTGGCAAGTATATTTGGAATAGAAATCAACCATcgatttattgaaaatataaaggtTTCTTTACAAAGTCATCAGAATGATTTCCTGATACACATAGGACATTCTGGAGAGTATGTGTTCAGTCATAACGTCGTTGGCGATATGGTGGGCGTTGTCCTTGGGCAACAAAGACACAAACCCGTGGAAACAATTAAACTGTGTTCACGCGATTTTCTGATGGATAGGGTTGTTTTGCATGAAGATGACTCAAATAACAATGCATTTCGAGTCGTTGTTGGCAAAGCAAACTATGAACATTTGTGCAAAAGGGTGGCAGACATGATTCTGCGAAATAACTGCAATCATGTTAATAAAAAGGATAACACGGATGACTTTAAAGAGCTGCAGCGTGGCGGTCAACGGTCAAATAAAATTGAAGTGGTATATGAACTTGATTTTggcattttaaaacataaaatgttcacGAATGAAGTTTTTGTCAATGATTTCATACAATttatcaaaaatgaaaaaatacaggAACGCATTTTGCAAACACCAGTCATGAAAATGAAGGGGTATTTTTTACATTATGGTATTCAAATGAATGAGATGACGATGTGTGTTCCGGGCTATCTTTTATATAGTGGCATGAGCATATTTGCGAAAAGGTTGATTGAAGAAAGCGTTATTCAAAAGGATTCAAATGCCACTCTGTTACTTGCTGCACACTCAGGTGACACACAAATGTTAGAACTTCTTATATCAAAAGGTGCGAAGGTTACTGGAGATACAGTTTATGTTGCTATGCACAATAGCAAGACTACATGTTTACAAGCAGTAATGAGGGGTAATACTGCTGTAAATGATAACGGAAACATTGTAAATGGTAATTATCCGATTATTGTAGCGAGTAGGAAAGGATTGAATGAAGCCGTTACGTGCATGTTAAAAAATGGCGCAAATCCATCTTTGCAAAATGAGAAGAATATGACCGCCTTGCACATAGCAGTTCTTTATAACCGAGCTTCAATTGTAAAGGAACTTTTGGAACATGGAGCACAGATTAACCGGAAGAATAAGAAATATCAGAGGACTCCACTTCACATTGCTGCCGACAAAGGCCACGCTAATATCGTACAATATTTACTGGAAAAGGGCGCAGATATAAATTCCAAGGATTGCAGAGGCCACTATCCAATATTCCTGGCAGCTATTTGCGGTCATGTTTCGACCGTGAAAGtgtttttaaaacacaataaacaacAGGACCAAATGCGTGTAAAATCCTATGGAACAAAATCACTTCTGAAAGGCATGTCGTTATATCACGTTGCTGTTTGGAAAAATAACAAGAAGATGATTCAAATGCTTATAGAAGAAAATGCCGATGTAAACGTAAAAGATTTCTTTGGTCAGACGCCTTTGTTTTATGCCATTATGAGTAACAAGAAGAGGCTTGTTAACATGCTACTTACTCGCGCAGATCAAACAATAGCTCAGAAGCAGGGTTTTACTCCACTTCATGCTGCAATCTTCAAAGGAAATACTGAATTAGCATCGAAACTTTGTGAAAAAGGCGATGTCAACCGACAAGATAAGTACGGCAGAACTCCACTTCACGTTGCCTGTGAAAAAGGAAATATTCGGATGGTTAACCTTCTACTTAATAAATGCAACGCTGACGCTCACTTAGTTACGAAAAGAAAGGATACGGTGTTTCATATTCTTCGGAGAAAAAGGCCCAACCAGGACAACAAAGATCACTGCAAACGTCGTTTGATCGAACGTATGATTCAAAACAAAGATCCGACAGTTTTTGAtgaacttaaaataattaaaaacaaaagtggaGTGTGTATAGACAAGATGCAAAAACTTACAGCTGCAGatgaaaaacaaattaaaaaactcGAAAAGGCTCTGTTGGGTAATTTTGAGAACGCTGACATTACAGTCAATGAGGATAGTGCAACGCATGAATCAAATTCAGACTCTGATGATGACGATAACGATGATTACCAGGATAACGATGAGGACAATAGTGATACTGATTTTGATGACGATAACGACGATGACGGTGATGACGGTTATGACAATTATGaagatgatgacaatgatgattatgacgatgacgatgttaatgaagatgatgatgatgatgatgatgatgatgatgattataatgatgaagatggtgacgatgatgacgacATGTACTCATAA